The proteins below come from a single Microbulbifer sp. Q7 genomic window:
- a CDS encoding [protein-PII] uridylyltransferase has protein sequence MNSKPLAQIPHFERPLFFFDQSRFRRDLEAGERPALEIFKDAVVAADTHMGRRFREGEDVRTLVYERALFVDCLLHYAWHQFQWPDNISLLAVGGYGRGELHPRSDIDLLILSQEKPTGSTVDNIERLVAFLWDLKLDIGHSVRTVDHCIEMAAEDITVATNLMECRTVVGNPALGEALAERMTPDRIWPADQFFTAKYAEQESRHNKQQGAEYNLEPNIKKAPGGLRDIQTINWVAKRYFQVRTLKQLQGKGFFTEEEFAILQSGEDFLWRVRYGLHLLAGRPEERLLFDYQRELAREFGYKDNDTHLAVEQFMHTYYRIVMALRELNDVMLQFLDEAILQRGKHLPVTPINERFQLRGNTIEATVTRTFIEYPPALLEIFVLMANNPDIHGVRASTIRLIREHRHLIDDQFRADPTNTRLFMQLLRSPRGLSTQLTRMTRYGILGRYLPEFGRVTGQMQHDLFHIYTVDAHTLQVVRNMRSFRGDDAWEKFPLAAEILSRMRKPELLYIAGLYHDIAKGRGGDHSKLGIVDADAFCRRHGLPARDRRLVCWLVEKHLLMSAVSQKQDISDPEVVHAFAGEVGDREHLDYLYALTVADINATNPDLWNSWRASLMRQLYQYTQRALRRGLENPIDRDEIYIETQAQARNMLRAMGLPSNAVEDIWSEMGEDYFVRESADSITWHTAAIYQLQKDPERDEDTDSVVLTRNSGPGEHDGATEVFVYTPDRANVFAAVVTGLDMLNLNIHDARLYSSAGGYTLDTFYVLDESGQPLLDEPHRLEQIRNTLQQELKLVEDYSKVIQRRTPRRLKMFHLPSQAHISTSPEDNYSTLEITSADRPGLLARIARIFISHDLRLHNAKISTLGERVEDIFHITDADDQPLTDPALIETLEQAICQELDAHQATLPPQP, from the coding sequence ATGAATTCCAAGCCACTGGCCCAGATACCACACTTTGAAAGGCCGCTGTTTTTTTTCGACCAGTCCCGCTTCCGCCGTGACCTGGAAGCCGGCGAGCGCCCTGCACTGGAGATTTTCAAAGATGCCGTGGTTGCCGCTGACACCCATATGGGACGCCGCTTCCGCGAGGGCGAAGACGTACGCACCCTGGTTTACGAGCGCGCGCTGTTTGTCGACTGCCTGCTGCACTACGCCTGGCATCAGTTTCAGTGGCCAGACAACATCAGCCTGCTGGCGGTCGGTGGTTACGGTCGTGGTGAACTGCACCCGAGATCGGACATTGACCTGCTGATCCTCAGTCAGGAAAAGCCCACCGGCAGCACCGTAGACAATATCGAGCGCCTGGTCGCTTTCCTGTGGGACCTGAAGCTCGACATTGGCCACTCGGTACGCACGGTCGATCACTGTATCGAAATGGCGGCGGAAGACATCACCGTCGCCACCAACCTGATGGAATGCCGCACGGTGGTGGGCAACCCGGCGCTGGGCGAGGCACTGGCGGAGCGCATGACGCCAGACAGGATCTGGCCCGCGGACCAGTTCTTCACCGCAAAATACGCCGAGCAGGAATCCCGCCACAACAAACAGCAGGGTGCCGAATACAATCTCGAGCCCAATATAAAGAAAGCCCCCGGTGGGCTGCGGGATATCCAGACCATCAACTGGGTGGCCAAGCGCTACTTTCAGGTGCGCACGCTCAAGCAGCTGCAGGGCAAGGGCTTCTTTACCGAAGAGGAATTTGCCATCTTGCAGTCCGGTGAGGACTTCCTGTGGCGGGTACGCTACGGGCTTCACCTGTTGGCGGGGCGACCGGAAGAGCGACTGCTGTTTGACTACCAGCGCGAACTGGCGCGGGAGTTCGGCTACAAGGACAACGATACGCACCTGGCGGTTGAGCAGTTCATGCACACGTATTACCGCATCGTTATGGCGCTGCGGGAATTGAACGATGTGATGCTGCAGTTCCTGGATGAGGCAATCCTCCAGCGCGGCAAACACCTGCCGGTCACCCCAATCAATGAACGTTTCCAGTTGCGTGGCAATACGATTGAGGCCACGGTCACCCGCACCTTTATCGAATACCCCCCGGCACTGCTGGAGATCTTCGTGCTGATGGCCAACAACCCGGACATCCACGGAGTGCGGGCCTCGACCATCCGGTTGATCCGCGAGCATCGCCACCTGATCGACGACCAGTTTCGCGCAGATCCCACCAACACACGCCTGTTCATGCAGTTGCTGCGCAGCCCCCGCGGGCTCTCCACCCAGCTCACCCGCATGACACGCTACGGCATCCTCGGTCGCTATCTGCCGGAATTTGGCCGGGTCACCGGGCAAATGCAGCACGACCTTTTCCACATCTATACCGTGGACGCCCACACCCTGCAGGTGGTGCGCAATATGCGCAGTTTCCGCGGCGACGATGCCTGGGAGAAATTTCCCCTCGCCGCAGAAATCCTGTCGCGCATGCGCAAACCGGAATTGCTGTATATCGCCGGTCTGTACCACGACATCGCCAAGGGCCGTGGCGGCGACCACTCAAAGCTCGGCATCGTGGACGCAGACGCTTTCTGCCGCCGTCACGGACTGCCGGCACGAGACCGCCGCCTGGTGTGCTGGCTAGTGGAAAAACACCTGCTGATGAGCGCAGTATCCCAGAAGCAGGACATTTCCGACCCTGAGGTGGTGCACGCGTTTGCTGGCGAAGTGGGCGACCGCGAACACCTGGACTACCTGTACGCCCTGACCGTGGCGGACATCAATGCCACCAACCCAGACCTGTGGAACAGCTGGCGCGCGAGCCTGATGCGCCAGTTGTACCAGTACACCCAGCGCGCGCTGCGCCGGGGACTGGAAAACCCGATCGATCGCGATGAAATCTACATCGAAACCCAGGCGCAAGCCCGCAATATGCTGCGCGCCATGGGCCTCCCCAGCAATGCCGTGGAAGACATCTGGTCGGAAATGGGGGAAGACTATTTCGTGCGCGAAAGCGCCGACAGCATCACCTGGCACACTGCCGCCATTTATCAGCTACAGAAAGATCCGGAACGCGATGAGGACACTGACAGTGTTGTGCTCACGCGCAATTCCGGCCCCGGCGAACACGATGGCGCCACCGAGGTCTTCGTGTACACCCCGGACCGGGCCAACGTGTTTGCCGCCGTGGTGACCGGCCTCGACATGCTCAACCTGAACATTCACGATGCGCGCCTGTACAGCTCCGCCGGCGGATACACCCTCGACACCTTTTACGTGCTGGATGAGTCTGGCCAGCCGTTGCTGGATGAACCACATCGACTGGAGCAGATCCGCAATACCCTGCAGCAGGAACTGAAACTGGTGGAGGACTACTCCAAAGTGATTCAGCGCCGCACTCCGCGCCGCCTGAAAATGTTCCACCTGCCCAGCCAGGCCCATATTTCTACGAGCCCGGAAGATAACTACAGCACTCTGGAAATCACCAGCGCAGACCGACCGGGCCTACTGGCGCGGATCGCGCGCATATTCATTTCCCACGATCTGCGTCTGCACAATGCCAAGATTTCCACCCTGGGGGAGCGCGTCGAGGATATTTTCCATATCACCGACGCCGACGATCAACCGCTCACCGACCCGGCACTGATAGAGACGCTCGAGCAGGCCATCTGCCAGGAACTGGATGCACACCAGGCCACACTGCCGCCGCAGCCCTGA
- the dapC gene encoding succinyldiaminopimelate transaminase — protein sequence MNPNLQQLQPYPFAKLATLKEGLEPPAALSHIALSIGEPKHAPPAFVRDELIDNLDKLSAYPLTKGLDALRETIARWLCQRFQLDHVDAASQVIPVNGTREALFAFAQAVVSPGARVLMPNPFYQIYEGAALLAGATPHFINCSADTGFKPDFDAVPETVWQQCELLYLCTPGNPTGALLDMDDLKRLIALADRYQFIIASDECYSELYFDESSPPAGLLQACAELGRHDYRRCVVFHSLSKRSNLPGLRSGFVAGDAEVLEKFLLYRTYHGCAMPVPTQYASIAAWQDEQHVKENRALYRQKFDAVLDILDGCLDVQKPEASFYLWPRVGDGEAFARELFRQQHITVLPGAYLAREASGVNPGTEYVRMALVATLDECIEGAKRIKQFCR from the coding sequence ATGAACCCGAATTTGCAACAGCTACAGCCCTACCCCTTCGCCAAACTGGCAACACTCAAGGAGGGGCTGGAACCGCCGGCGGCACTCAGCCATATCGCGCTATCAATCGGCGAGCCCAAACACGCACCGCCGGCCTTTGTGCGCGACGAGCTGATCGACAACCTGGATAAGCTCTCTGCCTACCCTCTCACCAAGGGGCTGGATGCACTGCGTGAAACCATTGCCCGCTGGCTGTGCCAGCGCTTTCAGCTGGACCACGTCGATGCGGCCAGCCAGGTCATACCGGTCAACGGAACCCGCGAAGCGCTGTTTGCCTTCGCCCAGGCGGTGGTATCGCCGGGCGCCAGGGTACTGATGCCCAATCCCTTCTACCAGATTTACGAAGGTGCTGCGCTGCTGGCGGGCGCCACCCCACACTTCATCAATTGCAGTGCCGATACCGGCTTCAAGCCAGACTTTGACGCGGTTCCCGAAACGGTCTGGCAGCAGTGCGAGCTGCTGTACCTGTGCACGCCGGGCAACCCCACCGGCGCCCTGCTGGACATGGACGACCTGAAGCGGCTGATTGCCCTGGCCGATCGCTACCAGTTCATCATCGCCTCTGACGAGTGCTACTCGGAACTCTATTTCGACGAGAGCAGTCCGCCCGCAGGCCTGCTGCAGGCATGCGCAGAATTGGGCCGCCACGATTACCGTCGCTGCGTGGTGTTTCACAGCCTGTCAAAGCGCTCCAACCTGCCCGGCCTGCGGTCCGGCTTTGTCGCGGGCGATGCTGAGGTTCTGGAAAAATTCCTGCTCTACCGCACCTACCACGGCTGCGCCATGCCGGTGCCAACCCAGTACGCCTCCATCGCCGCCTGGCAAGACGAGCAGCACGTGAAGGAAAACCGCGCACTGTACCGACAGAAGTTCGATGCCGTACTGGACATTCTCGACGGATGTCTGGATGTGCAGAAACCGGAAGCCAGTTTCTATCTGTGGCCCCGCGTGGGCGATGGCGAGGCATTTGCCCGCGAGCTGTTCCGCCAACAACATATTACCGTCCTCCCCGGTGCCTACCTGGCCCGCGAGGCCAGCGGGGTAAACCCGGGCACGGAATATGTCCGTATGGCCCTGGTCGCCACCCTGGATGAATGTATTGAAGGGGCAAAACGCATCAAGCAGTTCTGCCGTTAA
- the nth gene encoding endonuclease III, giving the protein MTAKNLLKKERVDYVLNRLEELYPETPVPLDHFDAYSLLVAVLLSAQCTDERVNQITPGLWALADNPYDMAKVPVEKIREVIRPCGLSPQKSKAIQKLSEILVNEYHGQVPENMAALETLPGVGHKTASVVMAQAFGHPAFPVDTHIHRLAQRWGLTSGKNVVQTEKDLKRLFPKEKWNKLHLQIIFYGREYCSARGCDGTVCEICTTCYPARKHPKKINKA; this is encoded by the coding sequence ATGACCGCAAAGAATCTGTTAAAAAAAGAGCGCGTGGACTACGTGCTCAACCGGCTGGAAGAGCTCTATCCGGAAACGCCGGTCCCGCTGGACCATTTCGACGCCTACTCCCTGCTGGTGGCGGTATTGTTGTCGGCACAATGCACCGATGAACGGGTAAACCAGATTACGCCGGGTCTGTGGGCACTGGCAGACAACCCGTACGATATGGCGAAAGTACCGGTGGAGAAGATCCGCGAGGTCATCCGCCCCTGCGGTCTGTCTCCGCAGAAATCGAAAGCCATCCAGAAACTCTCGGAAATTCTGGTCAACGAATACCACGGCCAGGTACCGGAAAATATGGCAGCACTGGAAACCCTTCCCGGTGTTGGCCACAAAACCGCAAGCGTGGTTATGGCACAGGCCTTCGGCCACCCGGCTTTTCCGGTGGACACCCACATCCACCGTCTGGCCCAGCGCTGGGGACTCACCTCAGGAAAAAATGTGGTGCAGACTGAAAAAGATCTGAAGCGCTTATTCCCGAAGGAAAAGTGGAACAAGCTGCACTTGCAGATCATTTTCTATGGACGTGAATACTGCAGCGCAAGGGGCTGCGATGGTACCGTGTGCGAGATCTGCACCACCTGTTACCCGGCGCGCAAACACCCGAAAAAAATCAACAAAGCCTGA
- a CDS encoding ArsC family reductase has translation MITLYGIKNCDTVKKARKWLEQNDVAYRFHDFREDGMSDVPLQQWLQEFGWEQVLNRRSTSWRALSDAQKNAMDNGSAESLASETPTLIKRPVMARGENTLFGFKADDYARFVQ, from the coding sequence ATGATTACCCTTTACGGCATCAAGAATTGCGACACCGTAAAAAAAGCCCGCAAGTGGCTCGAGCAGAATGATGTGGCGTACCGCTTTCACGACTTCCGCGAAGACGGCATGAGTGATGTTCCCCTGCAGCAGTGGCTGCAGGAATTCGGCTGGGAACAGGTATTGAATCGGCGCTCCACCAGCTGGCGTGCGCTGAGCGACGCGCAAAAGAACGCAATGGACAACGGCAGTGCCGAGTCTCTGGCCAGCGAAACGCCCACCCTGATCAAGCGCCCGGTCATGGCCCGGGGTGAAAACACCCTGTTCGGCTTCAAGGCCGATGACTACGCCCGCTTCGTCCAGTAG
- the dapD gene encoding 2,3,4,5-tetrahydropyridine-2,6-dicarboxylate N-succinyltransferase, with the protein MSNVYSIGFGVGTCNSKGEWLEVYFPQPLLNPADAVASAVTGTLNIEGGNVAVALEQAQLQPLADQLESAGANAQADILRQFAGSQRPLVAVVLHSDDAPQSVPESYLKLHLLSHRLVKPHGTKLDGIFGQLANVAWTNQGAIDLEELPQRQLEARLKGELLEVSCVDKFPKMTNYVVPKGVRIAHTARVRLGAYLGEGTTIMHEGFVNFNAGTEGPGMIEGRISAGVFVGAGSDLGGGSSTMGTLSGGGNIVISLGDGCLLGANAGTGIPLGDRCTVESGLYITAGTKVALLDDKGEVAESVKARDLAGKSDLLFRRNSATGAVECLTNKSAVELNAELHSN; encoded by the coding sequence ATGAGCAACGTATACAGCATCGGCTTTGGCGTCGGCACCTGCAACAGCAAGGGCGAGTGGCTCGAAGTCTACTTCCCGCAACCTCTGCTGAACCCGGCAGACGCGGTTGCCAGTGCGGTTACCGGAACGCTGAACATTGAAGGCGGCAATGTCGCTGTGGCACTGGAGCAGGCCCAGCTGCAACCACTTGCCGACCAGCTGGAAAGTGCCGGCGCCAATGCACAGGCCGACATTCTGCGCCAGTTTGCCGGCAGCCAGCGCCCGCTGGTGGCGGTCGTCCTGCACAGCGATGACGCGCCACAGTCTGTACCCGAGTCCTACCTGAAGCTGCACCTGCTGTCTCACCGCCTGGTAAAGCCACACGGCACCAAACTGGACGGTATTTTTGGCCAGCTGGCAAACGTTGCCTGGACCAACCAGGGCGCAATCGACCTTGAGGAGCTACCCCAGCGCCAGTTGGAAGCACGCCTGAAGGGCGAGCTGCTGGAAGTTTCCTGCGTAGATAAATTCCCCAAAATGACCAATTACGTGGTGCCGAAAGGTGTACGTATTGCACACACTGCCCGCGTGCGTCTCGGTGCTTACCTGGGCGAAGGCACCACAATCATGCACGAAGGGTTTGTTAACTTTAACGCGGGCACCGAAGGCCCGGGCATGATCGAGGGCCGTATCTCTGCTGGCGTATTCGTGGGTGCCGGCTCTGACCTGGGCGGTGGCAGCTCCACCATGGGCACCCTGTCCGGTGGTGGCAATATCGTAATCTCCCTGGGCGATGGCTGCCTGCTGGGCGCCAACGCCGGCACCGGTATCCCGCTGGGTGATCGCTGCACCGTTGAATCTGGCCTGTACATTACTGCCGGCACCAAAGTTGCCCTGCTGGATGACAAAGGCGAAGTTGCCGAGTCAGTAAAAGCCCGTGACTTGGCTGGTAAATCTGACCTTTTGTTCCGTCGCAACTCCGCAACTGGCGCCGTTGAGTGCTTGACCAACAAAAGTGCGGTGGAGCTGAACGCGGAGCTGCACAGTAATTAA
- the dapE gene encoding succinyl-diaminopimelate desuccinylase, which produces MTPTIKLTFDLISKRSVTPEDAGCMELMLERLEKIGFKTERLRFGDTDNFWSVRGEEGPLFAFAGHTDVVPTGPEANWKYPPFKPQIVDGMLYGRGAADMKGSLAAMVIACEEFVAAHPDHKGRIAFLITSDEEGPAKHGTVKVVEWLEERGEKIDWCLVGEPSSTTLAGDVIKNGRRGSLGLELTVFGIQGHVAYPHLAENPVHKLAPALAELAAEEWDQGNDFFPATSFQVSNINGGTGATNVIPGDVKVVCNWRFSTETTAEQLESRARAIFDKHGLKYQADFNLSGQPFLTAEGPLVESAQKAIRTITGRETELSTAGGTSDGRFIAPTGAQVVELGPVNATIHKVDECVKADDLDLVKDMYREILAGLLAR; this is translated from the coding sequence ATGACCCCGACAATAAAGCTTACCTTCGACCTGATCAGCAAACGATCCGTAACCCCTGAAGACGCAGGCTGTATGGAATTGATGCTCGAACGCCTGGAAAAAATCGGGTTCAAGACCGAACGCCTGCGCTTCGGTGATACCGATAACTTCTGGTCCGTGCGCGGCGAGGAAGGTCCGCTGTTTGCTTTCGCCGGCCACACCGACGTGGTGCCAACCGGCCCGGAAGCAAACTGGAAATACCCACCGTTTAAACCACAAATCGTCGACGGCATGCTCTATGGTCGTGGCGCGGCGGATATGAAAGGCTCACTGGCCGCGATGGTTATCGCCTGTGAAGAATTTGTCGCCGCACACCCGGATCACAAAGGCCGTATCGCCTTTCTGATCACCAGCGACGAAGAGGGCCCAGCCAAACACGGCACCGTGAAAGTGGTCGAATGGCTGGAAGAGCGGGGAGAGAAAATCGACTGGTGCCTGGTGGGCGAGCCTTCCAGCACCACCCTCGCCGGCGACGTCATCAAAAACGGTCGCCGCGGTTCACTGGGCCTCGAGCTTACCGTGTTCGGCATTCAGGGCCATGTCGCCTACCCGCACCTGGCGGAAAATCCGGTACACAAGCTGGCGCCCGCACTGGCCGAACTGGCCGCTGAGGAATGGGATCAGGGCAACGACTTCTTCCCCGCCACCAGCTTTCAGGTCTCCAATATCAATGGCGGCACCGGAGCCACCAATGTGATTCCCGGCGATGTGAAAGTCGTGTGCAACTGGCGCTTCTCCACCGAAACCACCGCCGAGCAGCTGGAGAGCCGCGCCCGAGCAATTTTCGATAAACACGGCCTGAAGTACCAGGCCGACTTCAACCTGTCCGGCCAGCCCTTTCTCACCGCAGAGGGCCCACTGGTGGAGTCCGCGCAGAAGGCCATCCGCACAATCACCGGCCGCGAAACCGAACTGTCCACGGCCGGCGGCACCTCCGACGGCCGCTTTATCGCCCCCACCGGCGCACAGGTCGTAGAGCTCGGCCCGGTAAACGCCACGATTCACAAGGTGGATGAATGCGTGAAAGCGGATGATCTTGATTTGGTTAAAGATATGTACCGTGAGATTCTGGCAGGACTTTTGGCTCGCTAG
- a CDS encoding flavodoxin, which yields MSKIGLFYGSDEGNTEGIAQRIAARLGEERVDIHDIADVTQLEIGEYDQLIFGIPTWDFGQIQSDWEDFWEDVQEIDFTGKTVALFGLGDQFGYGDYFLDAMGMLHDVIVANGATIIGHWPTSGYEYEASKAEVPGQNIFVGLGIDEDQQEELTGARLNDWCEQIAEEFGLEGGAESVARLED from the coding sequence GTGAGCAAGATCGGCCTGTTTTACGGTAGTGACGAAGGTAACACCGAAGGCATCGCCCAGCGTATCGCCGCACGCCTGGGAGAGGAGCGGGTGGATATTCACGATATTGCCGACGTGACCCAGTTGGAGATTGGTGAGTATGACCAACTGATTTTTGGTATTCCCACCTGGGACTTTGGCCAGATCCAGTCCGATTGGGAGGACTTCTGGGAAGACGTACAGGAAATCGACTTCACCGGTAAAACCGTCGCCCTGTTTGGCCTCGGCGACCAGTTTGGTTATGGCGATTACTTCCTCGATGCCATGGGCATGCTGCACGATGTGATTGTGGCCAACGGCGCCACCATTATTGGCCACTGGCCAACTTCAGGCTACGAGTACGAGGCATCCAAGGCAGAGGTGCCGGGGCAGAATATTTTTGTGGGCCTTGGCATCGACGAAGACCAGCAGGAGGAGCTTACGGGCGCCCGACTGAATGACTGGTGTGAGCAGATTGCGGAAGAATTTGGGCTGGAAGGCGGCGCTGAAAGCGTCGCGCGGCTTGAGGACTGA